One Antarctobacter heliothermus DNA segment encodes these proteins:
- a CDS encoding pentapeptide repeat-containing protein yields MWILEWLFGEPVTIEWITVTLPLTATGAKVLLASAGLALGAGLVWLMLNAPDRGDKRRNLLTDWLTALGWVLLPVWFLLLGGTLWHLWLLFSGMDSFLDNVGFGMGAVVAAFLGGPFVIWGTVLKQQTVEFQKEGHITDRISKAVEQLGAEKTVKRDGKPEETVRNIEVRIGGLLSLERIAQDSTRYDKGRDHVRVMEILCAYVRENAPAEDAVDFPLMDWEPLKDDASEEERAAHLTWQKVRFGIFDNPNARQWAQSLPEPRADIAMALRIIGRRDADQLRVEARWGPDSSDDVEWVFDEDCPELPEPPEGNRHGKAALDTYKAVLSAWKEKLSDYRGFRPDLRNTNLQKADLSKQTLSGANLIGARMEGADLTQARMEGAILSEAWVEGAILSEARMGGAILIEARMEGAILSEARMQGADLMQARMEGADLSKARMEGAYLGLARMEGAVLTQARMEGAYLETARMEGAYLEAAWMEGAVLTQARMEGAYLETARMEGAYLEAAWMEGADLTLAWMEGAFLELARMEDANLMGARMEGAVLRQARMEGAILSGARMAGAFLGEARMEGADLMEARMEGAILIMARMEGANLRGARMEGADLRGARMEGAILSEARMEGADLQWARVDATTSLTNAVVASASVRSVDYSNVALSQAQINGMFGDASVILPEDRQKPGFWPKWELPLKGKNNFNDEWREWQSDPDNYTPPPPPE; encoded by the coding sequence ATGTGGATTTTGGAATGGCTCTTTGGAGAGCCTGTCACGATCGAATGGATCACTGTCACCCTGCCGCTGACGGCAACGGGCGCAAAGGTGCTGTTGGCCTCTGCGGGGTTGGCCTTGGGCGCGGGCCTTGTCTGGCTGATGCTTAACGCACCGGACCGGGGCGACAAGCGACGCAACCTGCTGACCGACTGGCTGACGGCGCTGGGATGGGTGCTGTTGCCCGTCTGGTTCCTGCTGCTGGGCGGGACGCTGTGGCACCTGTGGCTGCTGTTCTCGGGGATGGACTCGTTTCTGGACAACGTGGGCTTTGGCATGGGTGCCGTCGTCGCGGCCTTCCTTGGCGGGCCGTTTGTGATCTGGGGCACGGTGCTAAAGCAGCAGACCGTCGAGTTCCAGAAGGAGGGTCATATCACCGACCGAATTAGTAAAGCGGTCGAACAGCTTGGGGCGGAGAAGACGGTCAAGCGCGATGGCAAACCCGAGGAGACCGTCCGCAACATTGAGGTGCGGATTGGTGGGCTGTTGTCGCTGGAGCGGATCGCGCAGGACAGCACGCGCTATGACAAGGGGCGGGACCATGTGCGGGTGATGGAGATCCTGTGCGCCTATGTGCGGGAGAATGCGCCGGCAGAGGATGCGGTGGACTTTCCGTTGATGGATTGGGAGCCGCTGAAGGACGACGCGAGCGAGGAGGAGCGCGCGGCGCATTTGACGTGGCAAAAAGTGCGGTTTGGCATTTTCGACAATCCAAATGCACGACAGTGGGCGCAGTCCCTTCCCGAACCGCGCGCGGATATTGCGATGGCGCTGCGGATCATCGGGCGACGGGATGCGGACCAGTTGCGGGTCGAGGCGCGCTGGGGGCCAGATAGCTCGGACGACGTGGAGTGGGTCTTTGATGAGGACTGCCCGGAGTTGCCGGAACCGCCCGAGGGCAATCGGCATGGCAAAGCGGCTCTGGATACCTACAAAGCCGTACTTTCAGCGTGGAAAGAGAAGCTATCCGACTATCGCGGATTTCGCCCCGACCTGCGCAACACCAATCTGCAAAAGGCCGACCTAAGCAAGCAGACCCTGTCCGGTGCAAATCTGATCGGCGCGCGGATGGAGGGGGCGGACCTCACGCAGGCGCGGATGGAAGGGGCGATCCTCAGCGAGGCGTGGGTGGAGGGGGCGATCCTCAGCGAGGCGCGGATGGGGGGAGCGATCCTCATCGAGGCGCGGATGGAGGGGGCGATCCTCAGCGAGGCGCGGATGCAGGGGGCGGACCTCATGCAGGCACGGATGGAGGGGGCGGACCTCAGCAAGGCGCGGATGGAGGGGGCGTACCTCGGGCTGGCGCGGATGGAGGGGGCGGTCCTCACGCAGGCGCGGATGGAGGGGGCGTACCTCGAGACGGCGAGGATGGAGGGGGCGTACCTCGAGGCGGCGTGGATGGAGGGGGCGGTCCTCACGCAGGCGCGGATGGAGGGGGCGTACCTCGAGACGGCGAGGATGGAGGGGGCGTACCTCGAGGCGGCGTGGATGGAGGGGGCGGACCTCACGCTGGCGTGGATGGAGGGGGCGTTCCTCGAACTGGCGCGGATGGAGGATGCGAACCTCATGGGGGCGCGGATGGAGGGGGCGGTCCTTCGGCAGGCGCGGATGGAAGGTGCGATCCTCAGCGGCGCGCGGATGGCGGGGGCGTTCCTCGGGGAGGCGCGGATGGAGGGGGCGGACCTCATGGAGGCGCGGATGGAGGGGGCGATCCTCATAATGGCGCGGATGGAGGGGGCGAACCTCAGGGGGGCGCGGATGGAGGGGGCGGACCTCAGGGGGGCGCGGATGGAGGGGGCGATCCTCAGCGAGGCGCGGATGGAGGGGGCGGACCTCCAGTGGGCGCGGGTGGACGCGACAACCTCTCTAACGAATGCGGTTGTCGCATCCGCATCGGTCAGATCGGTTGATTATAGCAATGTGGCGCTCTCGCAGGCGCAGATCAATGGGATGTTCGGGGATGCCAGTGTCATCTTGCCCGAGGATCGTCAGAAGCCGGGGTTTTGGCCGAAATGGGAATTGCCTTTGAAGGGCAAAAACAATTTCAACGACGAATGGCGCGAGTGGCAGTCCGATCCCGACAACTACACCCCACCTCCTCCACCGGAGTGA
- a CDS encoding AI-2E family transporter, which yields MALPVQDQMKYWAVAAAVFAVVLWFLGDVLLPFVLGGAIAYCLDPIADWLERVGLTRGAATAVITVAMLLVFVIMTLAVIPLLIQQAISLFEFAPQLFRDLQGFLAERFPTMMDEGSVVRSTLLDLGESIKQTGGQLIQAVLTSVGTLLNFVALFLITPVVAVYLLMDWDRMVARVDELVPLDHRAVIRHLAKEIDRVLAGFIRGMGSVCLILGTYYAVSLWLVGLQFGLVVGVIAGLLTFIPYVGAIVGGVLAVGLALFQFWGEWWWILAVYAIFQSGQFIEGNILTPKLVGNSIGLHPVWLLLALSVFGSLFGFIGLLVAVPLAAALGVIARFLAGQYVGSRLFRGITGGSDSFFESDDK from the coding sequence ATGGCTCTGCCCGTCCAAGATCAGATGAAATACTGGGCCGTCGCGGCGGCGGTCTTTGCCGTCGTGCTGTGGTTTCTGGGCGATGTCCTGCTGCCCTTTGTCCTTGGCGGCGCCATCGCCTATTGCCTTGACCCGATCGCCGACTGGCTGGAGCGGGTCGGGCTGACGCGTGGGGCGGCGACGGCGGTGATCACGGTCGCCATGCTGCTGGTCTTTGTCATCATGACGCTGGCGGTGATTCCGCTGCTGATCCAGCAGGCCATTTCGCTGTTCGAATTTGCGCCGCAACTGTTCCGCGACCTGCAAGGCTTTCTGGCGGAACGGTTCCCCACCATGATGGATGAGGGCAGCGTCGTGCGCTCGACCCTGCTGGATCTGGGCGAAAGCATCAAGCAGACCGGCGGGCAGCTTATTCAGGCGGTGCTGACCTCTGTCGGCACGCTGCTGAACTTTGTCGCGCTGTTCCTGATCACTCCGGTGGTCGCGGTTTACCTGCTGATGGACTGGGACCGCATGGTGGCGCGGGTCGATGAGCTGGTGCCGTTGGACCACCGCGCGGTGATCCGCCATCTGGCCAAAGAGATCGACCGCGTGCTGGCCGGGTTCATCCGCGGCATGGGATCGGTCTGTCTGATCCTTGGCACCTACTACGCGGTGTCGCTGTGGCTGGTGGGGCTGCAATTCGGTCTGGTGGTGGGCGTGATCGCGGGCCTGCTGACCTTTATTCCCTATGTCGGAGCCATCGTGGGTGGCGTGCTGGCGGTCGGTCTGGCGCTGTTCCAGTTCTGGGGCGAATGGTGGTGGATTCTGGCGGTCTACGCCATCTTCCAGTCGGGCCAGTTCATCGAGGGCAATATCCTGACGCCGAAACTGGTGGGCAATTCGATCGGGCTGCACCCGGTCTGGCTGTTGCTGGCGTTGTCGGTGTTCGGGTCGCTGTTCGGGTTTATCGGGCTGCTGGTGGCGGTGCCTTTGGCGGCGGCGCTGGGGGTGATCGCGCGGTTCCTTGCCGGGCAATATGTCGGTTCGCGCCTGTTTCGCGGCATCACCGGAGGCAGCGACAGCTTTTTCGAGAGCGACGACAAATGA
- a CDS encoding HdaA/DnaA family protein: MIGGSGQLPLPLPTRTALGWQDYFVSPSNALAVAQVENWRKWPTQKLILAGPRGAGKTHLAHIWAQMAEARIVDADALCSADIPALAEGPVCVENLEKIAGQRADEEVLFHLHNLVLSSGGALMITATRPPAHWNLSLPDLASRMMSAQVAHITEPDDALLSALLAKLFADRQIIPAPEVIAYLVRHMPRSYAAAARIVAALDAVALADQRRVSRPMAARVLAQVVPPGAEDRGTPR; encoded by the coding sequence ATGATCGGGGGTTCCGGGCAACTCCCCCTGCCCCTGCCCACGCGGACGGCGCTGGGGTGGCAGGATTACTTTGTCAGCCCGTCCAACGCGCTGGCGGTGGCGCAGGTCGAGAACTGGCGCAAATGGCCGACGCAAAAGCTGATCCTTGCGGGGCCGAGGGGCGCGGGCAAAACCCATCTGGCGCATATCTGGGCGCAGATGGCAGAGGCGCGGATCGTGGATGCCGATGCGCTGTGCTCTGCTGACATCCCCGCGCTGGCCGAAGGGCCGGTTTGCGTCGAAAACCTTGAGAAAATCGCCGGGCAGCGTGCGGACGAAGAGGTGCTGTTTCATCTGCACAATCTGGTGCTGTCCAGTGGCGGCGCGCTGATGATCACGGCCACCCGCCCGCCCGCGCATTGGAACCTGTCGCTGCCCGATCTGGCCAGCCGGATGATGAGCGCGCAGGTCGCCCATATCACCGAACCCGACGACGCCCTGCTGTCAGCGCTGCTGGCCAAGCTGTTTGCCGACCGCCAGATCATTCCCGCGCCCGAAGTGATTGCCTATCTGGTGCGCCATATGCCGCGCAGCTATGCTGCGGCGGCGCGGATCGTGGCGGCGCTGGACGCTGTGGCGCTGGCGGACCAACGCCGCGTGTCGCGCCCGATGGCGGCGCGCGTGTTGGCGCAGGTGGTGCCACCGGGGGCCGAGGACCGTGGCACGCCACGTTAA
- a CDS encoding RNA degradosome polyphosphate kinase, whose product MTQANFLKAPLPPATEMPELDPTGPGRFFNRELSWLGFNWRVLEEAENPKVPLLERLRFLSISAANLDEFYTVRVAGLRELAHAGNTTPAADGLTPAEQLVLIDEDARLLMAEQQRVLTELRGLMVEEGISIVTRTELNEGDVAFLAEAFLSNVFPVLSPLAIDPAHPFPFIPNMGYCLALQLERTRDKRALQALLPIPAQIDRFMSLPAGDGEHRFIQLEEVLLLHIDSLFPGYRIKDHFGFRVLRDSDLEVEEEAEDLVREFEVALKRRRRGEVVRLTISKGSPDGLRKIVMDALHVRPDEVIELEGMVGVAHTKELVIDARPDLLWPLFTPRVPERVQDHDGNMFEAIKQKDMLLHHPYETFDMVVRFLKQAALDPDVVAIKQTLYRTSKNSPIVDALCDAAEEGKSVTALVELKARFDEAANIRQSRRLERSGAHVVYGFLDWKTHAKISQVVRREGDRLVTYTHWGTGNYHPITAKIYTDLSFFTCDAALGRDAAKIFNYLSGYAMPAGLENLLISPHSLKAGMIEMINQEIEHAKAGRPAQIWIKMNSLIEPDMIDALYRASQGGVQIDCVIRGICGLRPGIKGLSDNIRVKSIIGRFLEHSRIACFGNGHGLPSKKARVFISSADWMGRNLNRRVETGVEIQNPTVKAQIVSQVMAANLADTAQSWVMEPSGNFKRYTLPEGEFSFNCHRFFMENPSLSGRGSAGASDVPKLTHTSD is encoded by the coding sequence ATGACTCAAGCTAATTTTCTCAAAGCCCCGCTGCCGCCCGCCACCGAAATGCCGGAACTCGACCCGACCGGCCCGGGGCGTTTCTTTAACCGTGAGCTTAGCTGGCTCGGCTTTAACTGGCGTGTGCTGGAAGAGGCTGAAAACCCGAAGGTGCCGTTGCTGGAGCGGTTGCGCTTTTTGTCGATCTCGGCCGCCAACCTTGATGAGTTCTATACCGTGCGCGTCGCGGGTCTGCGGGAACTGGCCCATGCGGGCAACACGACCCCCGCCGCCGATGGCCTGACACCCGCCGAACAACTGGTGCTGATCGACGAAGACGCGCGCCTTTTGATGGCCGAACAGCAGCGCGTCCTGACCGAACTGCGCGGGCTGATGGTGGAAGAGGGAATTTCCATCGTCACCCGGACAGAACTGAACGAAGGCGATGTCGCCTTTCTGGCAGAGGCGTTTCTATCCAATGTCTTTCCGGTGTTGTCGCCGCTGGCCATCGACCCGGCGCACCCGTTTCCGTTTATTCCCAACATGGGCTATTGCCTTGCGCTGCAACTGGAGCGGACCCGCGACAAGCGTGCCTTGCAGGCGCTGCTGCCGATCCCGGCGCAGATCGACCGCTTTATGTCGCTGCCTGCCGGAGACGGCGAACACAGGTTTATTCAACTGGAAGAAGTGCTGCTGCTGCACATCGACAGCCTGTTCCCCGGCTACCGGATCAAGGATCACTTTGGCTTTCGCGTGCTTCGTGACAGCGATCTGGAAGTTGAGGAAGAGGCCGAGGATCTGGTGCGCGAGTTCGAGGTCGCCCTCAAACGCCGCCGCCGGGGTGAGGTTGTCCGCCTGACCATCTCCAAAGGCTCTCCCGACGGGTTGCGCAAGATCGTCATGGACGCCCTGCATGTGCGCCCGGACGAGGTTATCGAACTCGAAGGGATGGTCGGCGTCGCCCACACCAAGGAACTGGTGATCGATGCGCGGCCCGATCTGCTGTGGCCGCTATTCACCCCGCGTGTGCCCGAACGGGTGCAGGACCACGATGGCAACATGTTCGAGGCGATCAAGCAAAAGGACATGCTGCTGCACCACCCCTATGAGACCTTTGACATGGTGGTGCGGTTCCTCAAGCAGGCGGCCCTTGACCCCGATGTGGTGGCGATCAAGCAGACGCTGTATCGGACGTCGAAAAATTCGCCCATCGTGGATGCGCTGTGCGACGCCGCTGAAGAGGGCAAATCCGTCACCGCGCTGGTCGAGTTGAAGGCGCGGTTTGACGAGGCCGCCAACATCCGCCAGTCGCGCCGGTTGGAACGGTCAGGCGCGCATGTTGTTTACGGGTTCCTTGACTGGAAAACCCACGCCAAGATCAGTCAGGTGGTGCGCCGCGAAGGCGACCGGCTGGTGACCTATACGCATTGGGGCACCGGCAACTATCACCCGATCACCGCGAAGATTTACACCGACCTGTCGTTCTTTACCTGCGACGCCGCACTGGGGCGCGATGCGGCCAAGATCTTTAACTACCTGTCGGGCTACGCCATGCCTGCCGGGCTGGAAAACCTGCTGATTTCCCCGCATTCGCTGAAGGCGGGGATGATCGAGATGATCAACCAGGAGATCGAACACGCCAAGGCGGGCCGCCCGGCGCAAATCTGGATCAAGATGAATTCGCTGATCGAGCCGGACATGATCGACGCGCTGTACCGCGCCAGCCAAGGCGGGGTTCAGATCGACTGCGTGATCCGGGGCATCTGTGGTCTGCGTCCCGGCATCAAAGGCTTGTCCGACAATATCCGGGTGAAATCCATCATTGGTCGCTTTCTGGAGCATTCTCGGATTGCCTGTTTCGGCAATGGCCACGGGCTGCCCAGCAAAAAGGCGCGGGTGTTCATTTCCTCGGCCGACTGGATGGGGCGCAACCTGAACCGCCGGGTCGAAACTGGCGTTGAAATCCAGAACCCCACGGTCAAGGCGCAGATCGTCAGTCAGGTGATGGCGGCGAACCTTGCCGACACGGCGCAAAGTTGGGTCATGGAACCGTCGGGCAACTTTAAGCGGTACACGCTGCCCGAAGGTGAGTTTTCGTTCAACTGCCACCGCTTTTTCATGGAGAACCCGTCGCTGTCCGGGCGCGGATCGGCGGGCGCCTCTGACGTGCCCAAGCTGACCCATACCAGCGATTGA
- a CDS encoding flagellin, whose amino-acid sequence MSSINTNHGATTALQTLKSINASMADTQMQISTGKKVASSQDNAAVWAISKTMEADVQGFNRVSDSLNLGQSTVAVGRQGAETVTELLTEIKGKVVAAQEENVDRAKIQTDIVALREQIGSIVSAAQFNGQAMLSNTEQTAGSGGINVLASINRSQTGVTSSDIRVAKQDLSQGQASIGSGLTAMTGAANDITGSGDGAAATLTGNATAPTGTTTFGASATTTVAAGTGFSVEISASAANAPGNTAGRNDISYVARDGDTMEDVAAGLAAAFNKYVSDDLGAGNEGTVAAAASGNQLTFTGADQTGDNFSVTVNQYAADASSTIGGGLAELANIDVTTQAGADAALTEMEGLIQTAIDSAAAFGSAEGRLETQKEFVSGLTDALKSGIGTLVDANLEEVSAKLQAQQVQQQLAIQALSIANQAPQSLLSLFR is encoded by the coding sequence ATGTCGAGCATCAACACCAATCACGGGGCCACAACCGCCCTGCAAACGCTGAAATCGATCAACGCCTCTATGGCGGATACGCAAATGCAGATTTCGACGGGCAAGAAAGTCGCCTCGTCGCAGGACAACGCCGCCGTCTGGGCCATTTCCAAGACGATGGAGGCGGATGTTCAGGGGTTCAATCGCGTGTCCGATAGCCTGAATTTGGGTCAGTCCACCGTTGCGGTCGGACGCCAGGGCGCGGAAACCGTGACCGAGCTGCTGACCGAGATCAAAGGCAAGGTTGTCGCCGCACAGGAAGAAAACGTCGACCGCGCCAAGATCCAAACCGATATTGTCGCCCTGCGCGAACAGATCGGGTCCATCGTCAGCGCGGCGCAGTTCAACGGTCAGGCGATGCTGTCCAACACCGAGCAGACCGCCGGATCGGGCGGGATCAACGTGTTGGCCTCGATCAACCGGTCGCAGACGGGTGTCACCTCTAGCGACATCCGCGTCGCCAAGCAGGATCTCAGCCAAGGTCAGGCCAGCATCGGCAGCGGATTGACGGCGATGACGGGCGCGGCCAATGACATTACCGGCTCTGGCGATGGGGCTGCGGCAACGCTGACCGGGAACGCCACCGCCCCCACCGGCACCACCACCTTTGGCGCGTCGGCCACCACAACGGTCGCCGCCGGAACCGGTTTTTCGGTCGAGATTTCCGCCTCGGCGGCCAATGCCCCCGGCAACACCGCAGGGCGCAACGACATCAGCTATGTGGCGCGCGACGGTGACACGATGGAGGACGTTGCCGCCGGTCTGGCCGCGGCCTTCAACAAATACGTCAGCGACGATCTGGGGGCCGGCAATGAGGGCACTGTGGCTGCGGCCGCCAGCGGCAATCAGCTCACCTTTACCGGTGCAGACCAGACCGGCGACAACTTTTCCGTCACGGTGAACCAGTATGCCGCCGACGCCAGCAGCACCATCGGCGGCGGGCTGGCGGAACTGGCCAATATCGACGTCACCACGCAGGCGGGCGCCGACGCCGCGCTGACAGAGATGGAAGGGCTGATCCAGACCGCCATCGACTCTGCCGCGGCCTTTGGTTCCGCCGAAGGGCGGTTGGAAACGCAAAAGGAGTTTGTCAGCGGTCTGACCGACGCGCTGAAATCCGGCATCGGCACGCTGGTGGATGCGAATCTGGAAGAAGTCTCTGCCAAGTTGCAGGCCCAGCAGGTGCAACAGCAACTGGCCATTCAGGCGCTGTCGATTGCCAATCAAGCGCCACAATCGCTGTTGTCGCTGTTCCGTTAA
- a CDS encoding Ppx/GppA family phosphatase, with translation MDGQDDTHGHWDPFGRPLFDDPKARALARVGVVDIGSNSVRLVVFDGAARSPAYFYNEKIMCGLGAGMAETGRLNPEGRERALRAMLRFRALAEGMDLPDLTVVATAAMRDAEDGAEFRQVLEAATGLRVWVIDGAEEARLSAQGVLLGWPGSYGLVCDIGGSSMELAEIHDGEVGRRVTSPLGPLKLRDIEDGRKGRDKQIKRELKRLADHMGTQRDRLFLVGGSWRAIARIDMHRRGYPLQVLHEYRMDAESVRETVAYIEASEDHDTLRKACGVSATRMALVPFAGEVLLRLLETFEPMDIAISSYGIREGLLYEQMPQELRDRDPLIEACRFAEAKDARMPEFGAALYEFVLPLFPEATASRRRMIHAACLLHDVSWRAHPDYRAEVCFDNATRANLGGLKHWERVFLGLALLHRYRNKREGTRFEDLYALLDDAHQTQAEILGKALRFGAMLWTLRTDGTGPRMVWDAESSALELHLNASTSPLYGEVAESRFKSLADALGAETREVRIG, from the coding sequence ATGGACGGGCAAGACGATACACACGGGCACTGGGACCCGTTCGGGCGGCCTCTCTTCGATGATCCGAAGGCGCGGGCGCTGGCCCGGGTCGGCGTGGTGGACATCGGGTCCAACTCTGTCCGGCTGGTGGTCTTTGACGGTGCGGCGCGCAGCCCGGCCTATTTCTACAACGAAAAGATCATGTGCGGCCTGGGGGCCGGGATGGCCGAAACCGGGCGTCTGAACCCCGAAGGGCGCGAACGGGCGCTGCGCGCGATGCTGCGGTTTCGCGCCTTGGCCGAGGGCATGGATCTGCCCGACCTGACCGTGGTCGCCACCGCCGCCATGCGGGACGCCGAGGACGGTGCAGAGTTCCGTCAAGTGCTGGAGGCCGCGACCGGTCTGCGGGTCTGGGTAATCGACGGTGCCGAAGAAGCACGCCTGTCGGCGCAGGGTGTGCTGCTGGGCTGGCCCGGCAGCTATGGTCTGGTCTGCGACATCGGCGGATCGTCGATGGAACTGGCCGAGATTCACGACGGAGAGGTCGGGCGGCGCGTGACCTCGCCGCTGGGGCCGCTGAAATTGCGCGACATCGAGGATGGCCGCAAGGGGCGCGACAAGCAGATCAAGCGCGAACTCAAGCGGTTGGCAGACCACATGGGCACCCAGCGCGATCGGCTGTTTCTGGTTGGCGGCAGTTGGCGCGCCATCGCGCGGATCGACATGCACCGACGCGGCTATCCGTTGCAGGTGCTGCATGAATACCGGATGGACGCGGAGTCGGTGCGTGAGACCGTCGCCTATATCGAGGCATCAGAGGATCACGACACCCTGCGCAAGGCCTGCGGCGTCTCTGCCACACGCATGGCGCTGGTGCCCTTCGCGGGCGAAGTGCTGCTGCGTCTGCTGGAAACCTTTGAGCCGATGGACATCGCGATTTCCAGCTATGGCATCCGCGAAGGCCTGCTGTATGAACAGATGCCGCAAGAGCTGCGCGACCGCGATCCGCTGATCGAGGCCTGCCGCTTTGCCGAGGCCAAGGACGCGCGGATGCCCGAATTTGGCGCGGCGCTGTATGAGTTTGTGCTGCCGCTGTTCCCCGAGGCAACCGCCTCGCGCAGGCGGATGATCCACGCCGCCTGCCTGCTGCACGACGTCAGTTGGCGCGCCCACCCCGATTACCGCGCCGAAGTCTGTTTCGACAACGCCACCCGCGCCAATCTGGGCGGGTTGAAGCACTGGGAACGGGTGTTTCTGGGCCTCGCCCTGCTGCACCGCTATCGCAACAAACGCGAAGGCACCCGGTTCGAGGATCTCTACGCCCTGCTGGACGACGCCCATCAGACCCAAGCTGAGATTCTGGGCAAGGCGCTGCGCTTTGGCGCAATGCTGTGGACCCTGCGAACCGACGGCACCGGGCCACGGATGGTCTGGGACGCCGAATCCAGTGCGCTGGAACTGCACCTGAACGCCAGCACCTCTCCGCTATATGGCGAGGTCGCCGAGTCGCGGTTCAAGTCGCTGGCCGATGCGCTGGGGGCCGAAACCCGCGAGGTCCGGATCGGCTGA